One Trichosurus vulpecula isolate mTriVul1 chromosome 7, mTriVul1.pri, whole genome shotgun sequence genomic region harbors:
- the LOC118855909 gene encoding fatty acid-binding protein, heart, translated as MVDAFVGTWKLVDSKNFDEYMKSLGVGFATRQVANMTKPTTIIEISGDTVTLKTHSTFKNTEISFKLGVEFDETTADDRKVKSLVTLDGGKLVHVQKWNGQETTLIRELQDGKLILTLTHGSAVCVRTYEKETA; from the coding sequence ATGGTAGATGCTTTCGTTGGCACCTGGAAGCTGGTTGACAGCAAGAACTTCGATGAGTACATGAAGTCCCTTGGTGTTGGCTTTGCCACAAGGCAGGTGGCCAACATGACCAAGCCCACCACCATCATCGAGATCAGTGGGGACACCGTCACTCTCAAGACTCATAGCACTTTCAAGAACACCGAGATTTCCTTCAAGCTGGGAGTAGAGTTTGATGAGACAACGGCTGATGATAGGAAGGTCAAGTCTCTTGTCACACTGGACGGAGGCAAACTTGTCCATGTCCAGAAGTGGAACGGGCAGGAGACCACACTGATTCGGGAGCTCCAGGATGGAAAGCTCATTCTGACACTAACTCATGGCAGCGCAGTATGCGTTAGGACCTATGAGAAGGAAACAGCTTGA